In the genome of Carnobacterium pleistocenium FTR1, one region contains:
- the purN gene encoding phosphoribosylglycinamide formyltransferase: protein MRIAVFASGNGSNFQAIAEAIASKQVEATICFLFCDNPKAYAIERAKKLGIPFTVFSPKNYIDRVAYETELLKQLELNQVDLVVLAGYMRIIGPTLLRAYVNRILNIHPSLLPYFPGRSSIKDAFEANEKQTGVTVHIVDEGVDTGPIIAQEKVAILPEDTLDSLEAKIHQVEHRLYPQVIQKLIENKTIKKANKN, encoded by the coding sequence ATGAGAATAGCCGTATTTGCTTCAGGAAATGGGTCTAATTTCCAAGCAATAGCAGAAGCCATTGCCTCCAAACAAGTCGAGGCGACCATTTGTTTCCTATTTTGCGATAATCCGAAAGCTTATGCCATAGAGCGTGCAAAAAAATTGGGTATCCCTTTTACGGTGTTCAGTCCGAAAAATTATATTGATCGCGTAGCCTATGAGACTGAACTATTGAAACAACTTGAACTGAATCAGGTTGATTTGGTTGTATTAGCAGGATACATGAGAATTATTGGACCGACATTGCTAAGGGCATATGTGAATCGTATCTTGAACATCCATCCATCGTTATTGCCTTATTTTCCTGGCAGAAGTAGCATTAAAGATGCATTTGAAGCAAATGAAAAGCAAACAGGTGTAACGGTGCACATTGTTGACGAAGGGGTAGACACTGGACCAATTATCGCACAAGAAAAAGTGGCTATTTTACCTGAAGATACTTTAGACTCTTTGGAGGCAAAAATCCATCAGGTAGAGCACCGTCTTTATCCGCAAGTCATTCAAAAATTGATTGAAAATAAAACCATAAAAAAAGCGAATAAAAATTGA
- the purF gene encoding amidophosphoribosyltransferase, whose amino-acid sequence MFAETKSLNEECGVFGIWGDPEASQLTYFGLHSLQHRGQEGAGIVSCDDGELLVHRNLGLISEVFKNGDDLKRLSGDRAIGHVRYSTSGQNSIENVQPFLYHFYDLDIAICHNGNLVNAKSLRRSLEEDGAIFHSTSDTEVLIHLIRRSQKGTLIDKIKESLNLVKGGFTYVLMTDKRMFGAVDANSLRPLVIGKLPNGAYVMASETCAIDTIGAEFVRNVNAGELAIIDANGLTIEKYTEDTTISIAAMEYIYFARPDSNIAGVNVHTARKRMGKCLAVESPMVNADIVIGVPNSSLSAASGFAEESGTPYEMGLIKNQYVGRTFIQPTQELRELGAKMKLSAVKGVVQGKIVVMVDDSIVRGTTSKRIVTLLKEAGAKEVHVRISSPPLIYPSFYGIDISKSAELIAARMTVPQICEYIGADSLSFLSQEGLIDSIGLKFDSPYSGLCMDSFNGDYPAGLYDYEEDYVTNMTEIQKENLRGG is encoded by the coding sequence ATGTTTGCTGAAACAAAAAGCTTAAACGAAGAGTGCGGAGTATTTGGCATTTGGGGCGATCCAGAAGCTAGCCAATTGACTTATTTTGGATTGCATAGTTTACAGCATCGCGGTCAAGAAGGTGCTGGAATAGTATCTTGTGATGATGGGGAATTATTGGTTCATCGTAATCTTGGCTTGATTAGTGAAGTCTTCAAAAATGGAGACGATCTTAAACGATTGTCAGGAGATCGTGCTATTGGACATGTACGCTATTCCACATCTGGACAGAATAGCATCGAAAACGTACAGCCGTTCTTGTATCATTTCTATGACTTAGATATCGCTATCTGTCACAATGGAAACTTGGTTAACGCCAAGAGCTTACGACGTAGTTTAGAAGAAGATGGAGCGATTTTTCATTCCACTTCTGACACAGAAGTATTGATCCATCTCATCAGACGCAGCCAAAAAGGCACGTTGATCGATAAAATAAAGGAAAGTCTGAACCTTGTTAAAGGCGGCTTTACTTATGTTCTTATGACGGATAAAAGAATGTTCGGTGCGGTTGATGCGAACTCGTTACGCCCACTTGTTATTGGGAAACTGCCAAATGGAGCTTATGTGATGGCGAGTGAAACGTGTGCCATCGATACCATTGGGGCAGAGTTTGTCCGTAATGTTAATGCCGGAGAATTGGCCATTATTGATGCCAATGGCTTAACGATTGAAAAATACACCGAAGATACAACCATCTCCATTGCTGCAATGGAATATATCTATTTTGCTCGACCAGATTCAAACATAGCCGGTGTGAATGTGCATACGGCTCGTAAAAGAATGGGGAAATGTTTGGCGGTAGAATCCCCTATGGTGAATGCGGATATTGTTATTGGCGTTCCTAACTCGTCATTGTCTGCAGCTAGTGGTTTTGCTGAAGAAAGTGGCACACCCTATGAGATGGGCCTGATTAAAAATCAATATGTAGGACGTACGTTCATCCAACCGACCCAAGAATTGCGCGAATTAGGCGCAAAAATGAAATTATCAGCTGTTAAAGGCGTAGTACAAGGGAAAATTGTGGTCATGGTAGATGATTCGATTGTCAGAGGGACAACAAGCAAACGCATCGTCACATTATTGAAAGAAGCTGGAGCGAAAGAAGTCCATGTTCGCATCTCTTCGCCACCGTTAATTTATCCGAGTTTTTATGGAATCGATATTAGCAAGTCAGCGGAATTGATTGCCGCAAGAATGACCGTTCCTCAAATATGTGAATATATTGGAGCGGACAGTTTGTCATTTCTTAGCCAAGAAGGTTTAATCGATTCAATCGGATTGAAATTTGATAGTCCTTACTCAGGCTTATGTATGGATAGTTTCAATGGGGATTATCCAGCAGGATTGTACGACTATGAAGAAGATTATGTGACGAATATGACCGAAATTCAAAAAGAAAATCTTAGGGGAGGCTAA
- the rhaB gene encoding rhamnulokinase, with product MDYIAVDIGASSGRLIHANFQCLGGFELEEIHRFKNGFQDKEGTDYWNFNNLVNEILDGLVKVKKKGIKECYVGIDTWGVDYGLVNEKNYLLGDPISYRDNRTESVLQDFSLKMSLENLYKKTGIQLQPFNTAFQLFVEDKEKLGKADKLLLIPDLLGYIFTGKAVTEKTNASTMQLLNLKSHKWDKDVLEVVGVEKDIFPPLTEPGQILGEIQYDKFPKYDLPKVTFITVASHDTASAVVGTPGEGEEWAYISSGTWSLMGVEIPEGISTKEAFDSNFTNEAGVQGTIRFLKNIMGMWLIQEVARMQDYKYSYAELASMASKEKKFQQFINVNDVRFLNPRNMIEELQEYCYETNQKAPKTPGELARCIYDNLALCYEVELENLEKITGRNISKLHIVGGGSNNKLLNQLTADVCNIEVEAGPVEATAIGNLMVQIIATKGYGTLEQAREDIRNSVDLEIHQPQFSLEIEEAIKGYKNFINKKQLV from the coding sequence GTGGATTACATTGCAGTCGATATAGGTGCTTCTAGTGGTCGCCTGATTCACGCAAATTTTCAATGCTTAGGAGGGTTTGAACTAGAAGAAATTCATCGTTTTAAAAATGGTTTTCAAGACAAAGAGGGTACTGATTATTGGAATTTTAATAATCTTGTAAATGAGATATTGGATGGTTTAGTAAAAGTAAAGAAAAAAGGTATTAAAGAATGCTATGTAGGCATTGATACATGGGGTGTTGATTATGGATTAGTAAATGAAAAAAATTATTTATTAGGTGATCCAATCAGCTACCGTGATAACCGTACTGAAAGTGTTCTACAGGATTTTTCTTTAAAAATGTCGTTAGAAAATTTATATAAAAAAACAGGTATTCAATTACAACCTTTCAATACAGCGTTTCAACTTTTCGTAGAAGACAAAGAAAAATTGGGAAAAGCAGATAAATTGTTACTGATACCTGATCTTTTGGGTTACATCTTTACAGGCAAAGCAGTGACAGAAAAAACAAATGCTTCAACTATGCAATTGTTAAATTTAAAATCTCATAAATGGGATAAAGATGTGCTAGAAGTTGTAGGAGTTGAAAAAGATATTTTCCCCCCACTTACAGAACCTGGACAAATATTAGGCGAGATTCAATATGATAAGTTTCCTAAGTATGATTTGCCAAAAGTTACTTTTATCACTGTTGCTTCTCATGATACAGCTTCTGCCGTGGTAGGAACACCAGGAGAAGGAGAAGAATGGGCATATATCAGTTCAGGTACATGGTCATTGATGGGCGTAGAAATTCCTGAAGGAATCTCTACCAAAGAAGCTTTTGATTCCAATTTTACAAATGAGGCAGGTGTTCAAGGAACAATACGCTTTCTTAAAAATATTATGGGGATGTGGTTGATTCAAGAAGTAGCACGGATGCAGGACTATAAATATAGTTATGCAGAACTTGCAAGTATGGCTAGTAAAGAGAAAAAATTCCAACAGTTTATCAACGTGAATGATGTTCGCTTTTTAAATCCACGAAATATGATTGAAGAACTGCAAGAATATTGTTATGAAACGAATCAAAAAGCTCCTAAAACACCTGGAGAGTTAGCTCGTTGTATTTATGATAATTTAGCATTGTGCTATGAAGTGGAATTAGAAAATCTAGAAAAAATCACTGGACGAAATATTTCTAAACTACATATAGTCGGCGGCGGTTCAAATAATAAACTATTGAACCAATTGACAGCTGATGTATGTAATATCGAAGTTGAAGCTGGTCCAGTAGAAGCAACGGCAATTGGTAATTTAATGGTACAAATAATTGCTACTAAAGGATATGGTACTTTAGAACAAGCTCGGGAAGATATTCGGAACTCAGTAGATTTAGAGATTCATCAGCCGCAATTTTCTTTAGAAATTGAGGAAGCAATTAAAGGTTATAAAAATTTTATTAATAAAAAACAATTAGTTTAA
- the purH gene encoding bifunctional phosphoribosylaminoimidazolecarboxamide formyltransferase/IMP cyclohydrolase, with protein MTRALISVSDKAGIVPFAQALVAQDIEIISTGGTKKVLEEAGVPTISVEEVTGFPEMMDGRVKTLHPLIHGGLLGRRDLPEHMLAMEKHQIIPIDFVVVNLYPFKETISKKDVTLEEAIENIDIGGPSMLRSAAKNYASVTVLTDPADYSNVISELEETGATTLKTRQALAAKVFRHTASYDALIANYLTASVGEAEPEKLTLTYDLKQKLRYGENGHQVANFYQEALIVPFSIANAHQLHGKELSYNNIKDADAAIRIIREFDEPAVVAVKHMNPCGVGIAETIEEAFDRCYAADSISIFGGIVVANRPLDIVTAEKLSKMFLEIVLAPSYTEEALAILSKKKNIRIMTLDFSTAKVGGKEVVSVLGGILEQTQDISTEDIPANWEVMTDRKPTEEEMNAMDFAWKIVKHVKSNAIVLANSKQTVGIGAGQMNRVGSVKIAIDQAEASNAIEGAVLASDAFFPMNDSVEFAAQHGIKAIIQPGGSIKDKDSIEMANKYGMTMIKTGVRHFRH; from the coding sequence GTGACAAGAGCATTGATCAGCGTTTCAGACAAAGCAGGTATTGTACCATTCGCACAAGCATTAGTGGCACAAGATATCGAAATTATTTCAACTGGTGGAACCAAGAAAGTATTGGAAGAGGCAGGTGTCCCCACAATTTCTGTTGAAGAAGTGACTGGATTCCCAGAAATGATGGACGGTCGGGTCAAAACATTGCATCCCCTTATCCATGGTGGTTTATTGGGGAGACGTGATTTACCCGAACACATGCTAGCAATGGAAAAACACCAAATCATTCCGATTGATTTTGTTGTGGTCAATCTTTATCCATTCAAAGAAACCATCAGTAAAAAGGATGTTACTTTAGAAGAAGCCATTGAAAATATCGATATCGGTGGCCCAAGCATGTTACGCAGTGCGGCTAAAAACTATGCAAGTGTGACTGTTCTGACGGATCCAGCTGATTATAGTAATGTCATCAGTGAATTGGAAGAAACAGGAGCAACGACTCTTAAAACACGTCAAGCTTTAGCTGCAAAAGTCTTCCGCCACACTGCGAGTTATGACGCCTTGATCGCGAACTATTTGACTGCCAGTGTTGGAGAAGCAGAACCTGAAAAATTGACATTGACTTATGATTTGAAACAAAAGTTACGCTACGGTGAAAACGGACATCAAGTGGCTAATTTCTACCAAGAAGCGCTCATTGTACCCTTCTCGATTGCCAATGCTCATCAATTACATGGAAAAGAATTATCATACAATAACATTAAAGATGCGGATGCGGCTATTCGTATCATTCGTGAATTCGATGAACCAGCAGTGGTTGCAGTCAAGCACATGAATCCATGTGGGGTAGGTATTGCTGAAACGATTGAAGAGGCTTTTGATCGCTGTTATGCAGCTGATTCCATCTCTATCTTTGGCGGGATCGTAGTTGCAAATCGTCCATTAGATATTGTGACAGCTGAAAAATTGAGTAAGATGTTCTTAGAGATCGTTCTTGCACCAAGCTATACAGAAGAAGCCTTAGCTATTTTATCAAAGAAAAAAAATATTCGGATCATGACCTTGGATTTCTCAACGGCAAAAGTAGGCGGCAAAGAAGTTGTTTCTGTATTGGGTGGTATATTGGAACAAACACAAGATATCAGTACCGAAGACATACCAGCTAATTGGGAAGTTATGACGGACCGTAAACCAACTGAAGAGGAAATGAACGCTATGGACTTTGCCTGGAAAATCGTTAAGCACGTAAAGAGCAATGCGATCGTGTTGGCAAATAGCAAACAAACTGTTGGAATCGGGGCCGGTCAAATGAACCGTGTCGGATCCGTTAAGATTGCAATCGATCAGGCCGAAGCAAGCAATGCTATCGAAGGTGCTGTATTGGCTAGTGATGCGTTCTTTCCTATGAATGATAGTGTTGAATTCGCAGCGCAACATGGCATCAAAGCAATCATTCAGCCAGGTGGAAGTATCAAAGATAAAGATTCTATTGAAATGGCAAATAAATATGGAATGACCATGATAAAAACAGGTGTGCGTCATTTCAGACATTAA
- the purM gene encoding phosphoribosylformylglycinamidine cyclo-ligase, whose protein sequence is MENAYAKAGVDVTAGYETVKRIKKHVERTKRPGVFGEIGGFGGHFDLCELNYKKPVLISGTDGVGTKLMLAIESRKWDTIGIDCVAMCVNDIVAQGAEPLYFLDYIAIGKNHPEKIEQIVAGIAEGCVQAGAALIGGETAEMPDMYDPEDFDLAGFTVGIAEKEALLSASLVKEGDSLIGLPSTGIHSNGYSLVRKIFFKDNAYNLTDKVPRLDNQELGDVLLTPTKIYVNALLPLIKKQLLHSVAHITGGGFIENIPRMLPENVQAQIQLGSWPVLPIFQTMKTVGKIPESEMYEIFNMGIGMVLAVAPEKVAEVLAILAENNEKGYVIGSVVSNESEEKVILKEQQL, encoded by the coding sequence ATGGAAAATGCCTATGCGAAAGCTGGTGTGGATGTCACTGCTGGTTATGAAACCGTCAAGCGCATCAAAAAACATGTCGAACGGACTAAACGACCGGGTGTTTTTGGAGAAATCGGTGGATTCGGCGGTCATTTTGATCTTTGTGAACTCAACTATAAAAAACCGGTTCTGATATCAGGGACAGACGGTGTGGGTACAAAACTAATGTTAGCCATTGAGTCTAGAAAATGGGATACTATTGGCATCGATTGTGTTGCGATGTGTGTCAATGATATTGTGGCGCAAGGAGCAGAACCCCTTTACTTCTTAGATTATATTGCGATTGGAAAAAATCATCCTGAAAAAATCGAGCAAATTGTAGCCGGTATTGCCGAAGGATGTGTTCAAGCGGGAGCCGCTTTAATTGGTGGTGAAACAGCTGAAATGCCAGATATGTACGATCCTGAAGATTTTGATTTAGCGGGATTCACAGTAGGTATTGCAGAAAAAGAAGCCTTATTATCTGCTTCATTAGTTAAAGAAGGCGACAGTTTGATTGGACTACCTTCAACAGGTATCCATTCAAATGGGTATTCCTTAGTACGAAAAATCTTCTTTAAAGATAACGCATATAACTTGACGGATAAAGTGCCTAGATTGGATAATCAAGAGTTGGGGGATGTTTTATTGACGCCAACGAAAATTTACGTAAATGCTTTACTGCCTTTGATAAAAAAACAATTGCTTCATAGTGTTGCCCATATCACAGGAGGCGGATTTATTGAAAATATCCCACGGATGCTTCCTGAAAATGTACAAGCTCAGATTCAATTAGGCAGTTGGCCAGTATTGCCAATTTTTCAAACGATGAAAACGGTTGGTAAGATTCCAGAGTCTGAAATGTATGAAATATTCAACATGGGAATCGGCATGGTCCTTGCTGTTGCTCCTGAAAAAGTAGCTGAAGTACTCGCTATTCTTGCAGAGAATAATGAAAAAGGCTATGTGATTGGTTCGGTAGTTTCAAACGAATCAGAAGAAAAGGTTATTTTGAAAGAGCAGCAACTATGA
- a CDS encoding AraC family transcriptional regulator, whose protein sequence is MKNSIEKFFLPLDKLEIKQKETGIFIEEFIEENEINELSPLVIRENLFYDSQSIIIRKHRRFASYPLHSHQFLEFNYMLSGQSNQIVNGEKIILKEKQILLLDTNSEHELQPLGENDLLINFLFHTSDMSIDMLKNIDSQSSGLTYNFLMSAILGSGYQDNFLILDINNYPEIQITFEQMIIEFFSQHRLTKEILNSYSQVLFLQLSQVYHSQLSKIYDSITNFDLPLIVLQKIERNYRDITLSGLAAELGYNKNYLSNLIKEKTGKNFKELVTQQRLKEAHQLILSTNANIESIAEYVGYFNKTQFYKKYREYFKTTPNKVRNLR, encoded by the coding sequence ATGAAAAATAGCATTGAAAAATTTTTCTTACCATTAGATAAATTAGAAATCAAACAGAAAGAAACAGGAATTTTCATTGAGGAATTTATAGAAGAAAATGAAATAAATGAGCTTTCACCTTTAGTTATTCGCGAAAACTTGTTTTATGATTCACAAAGTATTATTATTAGAAAACATCGTAGATTCGCCTCTTATCCATTACATTCTCATCAATTTTTAGAGTTCAATTACATGCTTTCTGGCCAATCTAATCAAATAGTCAATGGAGAAAAAATTATTTTGAAAGAAAAACAAATACTTCTTTTAGATACTAATAGTGAACATGAATTACAGCCATTAGGTGAAAATGATTTGTTAATCAATTTTTTATTCCACACAAGCGATATGAGCATTGACATGCTTAAAAATATTGATAGCCAAAGTTCCGGTCTTACTTACAATTTTTTAATGAGCGCTATTTTAGGATCAGGTTATCAAGATAACTTTTTGATCTTAGATATTAATAATTATCCAGAAATACAAATAACCTTTGAACAAATGATTATTGAGTTTTTTTCTCAACATCGTTTGACAAAAGAAATATTAAATTCCTACTCTCAAGTTCTCTTTTTACAACTATCTCAAGTTTATCATTCACAACTCTCTAAAATTTATGATAGTATTACCAACTTTGATTTACCTCTAATAGTGCTTCAAAAAATTGAAAGAAACTATCGAGACATCACTTTATCCGGTTTAGCAGCTGAATTAGGTTACAATAAAAATTATTTATCAAACTTAATCAAAGAAAAGACGGGTAAAAATTTCAAAGAATTAGTCACTCAGCAACGTTTAAAAGAAGCACACCAATTAATTCTTTCAACAAATGCAAATATTGAATCAATTGCAGAATATGTTGGGTATTTTAATAAAACACAATTTTACAAAAAATATCGAGAATATTTTAAGACTACCCCAAATAAAGTTAGAAATTTAAGGTGA
- a CDS encoding flavocytochrome c, translated as MKKKFFWYVTFVSCTGIFLASYKTVEKNKQSKIKEIKVKSNTSEQTYADVNELKEKYDIIIIGASGAGLTAAIEAKDAGLNPVILEKMPTAGGNTVKSSSGMNASNTKFQKAEGIKDSNDAFYEEILAGGHGTNDKELLRYFVDHSAAAIDWLDKNGITLSNLTITGGMKQKRTHRPADGSAIGSYLIKGLLKAVHKRNIPILVNAAVIAINKNENKVNEVTIEINGSEPKTLTGKAIIVATGGFGASKKMIEKFRPDLKGYITTNQKGSTGDGINMIEKLGGQAIDMDQIQIHPTVQQEEGILIGEVVRGEGAILVNQAGNRFIDELNTRDKVSAAITDLPEKSAYLIFDQGVRDRAKAIEFYDKKGYVSSGGDLRELAEKINIEGSQLHKTVVTWNESIANQVDQEFNRATAMENDLTKPSYFAIKIAPGIHYTMGGIKANTQAEVLNKENQPIEGLYAAGELVGGLHGNNRIGGNSVAEIIVFGRQAGQQAAEFVKKHY; from the coding sequence ATGAAAAAAAAGTTTTTTTGGTATGTTACATTCGTGTCTTGTACTGGTATTTTTCTAGCGTCCTACAAAACAGTTGAAAAAAACAAACAATCAAAAATTAAAGAAATTAAAGTTAAATCAAATACGTCAGAACAGACGTATGCTGATGTGAATGAGTTGAAAGAAAAATATGATATCATTATTATTGGCGCAAGTGGTGCGGGATTGACTGCAGCTATTGAAGCAAAAGATGCGGGACTGAATCCGGTTATCTTAGAGAAAATGCCGACTGCTGGAGGAAATACAGTGAAGTCATCAAGTGGGATGAATGCTTCAAACACTAAGTTCCAAAAAGCTGAAGGCATAAAAGATAGCAATGATGCTTTTTATGAGGAAATTTTAGCGGGCGGTCATGGGACAAATGATAAAGAATTGTTGCGTTATTTTGTGGATCACTCTGCCGCAGCGATCGATTGGTTAGACAAGAATGGCATCACGTTATCTAATTTAACAATAACTGGTGGTATGAAGCAAAAAAGAACCCATCGTCCAGCTGATGGTTCGGCAATTGGAAGTTATTTGATCAAAGGCTTATTAAAAGCTGTCCATAAACGAAACATTCCAATACTGGTAAATGCAGCTGTCATAGCTATCAATAAAAATGAGAATAAAGTTAATGAAGTAACTATTGAAATCAATGGATCAGAACCTAAAACGCTGACAGGTAAAGCAATCATAGTTGCTACTGGGGGATTTGGGGCAAGTAAAAAGATGATTGAAAAATTTAGACCAGATTTAAAAGGATATATAACGACTAATCAAAAAGGCAGTACTGGCGACGGCATCAACATGATTGAAAAGCTAGGTGGACAAGCGATTGATATGGATCAAATCCAAATTCATCCAACAGTTCAGCAAGAGGAAGGAATCTTAATAGGCGAAGTCGTTCGTGGCGAAGGAGCCATTCTAGTCAATCAAGCGGGAAATCGTTTTATTGATGAGTTAAATACGCGGGATAAAGTTTCTGCAGCCATTACTGATTTACCAGAAAAATCAGCTTATTTGATTTTTGATCAAGGGGTGCGTGACCGTGCAAAAGCCATCGAATTTTATGATAAAAAAGGGTATGTTAGCAGCGGTGGAGATCTAAGAGAGTTAGCAGAGAAAATCAATATAGAAGGCAGTCAATTACATAAAACGGTTGTCACGTGGAACGAAAGCATAGCTAATCAAGTAGACCAAGAATTTAATCGTGCCACTGCAATGGAAAACGACTTAACTAAACCAAGTTATTTTGCCATAAAAATTGCTCCTGGGATTCATTATACAATGGGAGGCATTAAAGCAAATACTCAAGCAGAGGTTTTGAATAAAGAAAACCAGCCAATTGAAGGGTTATATGCTGCAGGCGAGTTGGTTGGAGGGTTACATGGAAACAATCGTATTGGTGGAAACTCGGTAGCCGAAATTATTGTCTTTGGTCGCCAAGCTGGCCAGCAAGCAGCTGAATTTGTAAAAAAACACTATTAA
- the purD gene encoding phosphoribosylamine--glycine ligase produces MKLLVIGSGGREHAIAKKFTESSLVETVYCAKGNIGMEKDGIQLVNIAENDHQALIHFAKSEEITWTFIGPEIALFEGLADAFEQAGLKVFGPSKKAADLECSKQFSKDLMKKYAIPTAAYEIFEDHDAALAYVEEQGVPIVIKADGLAAGKGVVVAMTLTEATNALSEMLVDGKYAAGKPKVVIEEYLEGEEFSLFALVNGSKYYYTGVAQDHKRAYDGDKGPNTGGMGAYSPVPQVSESLIQEVLETVIKPTVNAMVAEGRPFKGVIYAGLIMTKKGLRVIEFNARFGDPETQVILNQLDSDLAQIIDDILNEKDPDIKLHTDRYTLGVVVAAEGYPGKMVTDIPLPQLNVEGSGCTIYNAGMKKKKGSFVSDGGRILFVAAQGSTLQEAQDKAYLYLTDNPIAQTFYRFDIGEKAIQFTK; encoded by the coding sequence ATGAAACTTCTTGTTATCGGTAGTGGTGGTCGTGAGCATGCCATCGCCAAAAAATTTACAGAAAGCTCATTAGTAGAAACTGTTTATTGTGCTAAAGGAAATATTGGCATGGAAAAAGATGGGATCCAATTAGTTAACATCGCAGAAAATGATCATCAAGCATTGATTCATTTTGCAAAATCAGAAGAAATTACTTGGACTTTTATTGGGCCAGAAATAGCCCTATTTGAAGGGCTGGCAGATGCCTTCGAGCAAGCTGGATTAAAAGTTTTTGGACCAAGCAAAAAAGCAGCAGACTTAGAGTGTTCAAAACAATTTTCAAAAGATTTGATGAAAAAATATGCGATTCCTACTGCTGCTTATGAAATATTCGAAGACCATGATGCAGCTTTGGCTTATGTGGAAGAACAAGGCGTACCCATTGTCATCAAAGCAGATGGTTTAGCTGCCGGAAAAGGGGTAGTCGTTGCGATGACTCTGACGGAAGCAACGAATGCTTTAAGCGAGATGTTAGTAGATGGAAAATACGCAGCAGGCAAACCGAAAGTTGTGATCGAAGAATATCTCGAAGGTGAAGAGTTCTCTTTGTTTGCTCTTGTAAATGGCTCGAAATACTATTATACCGGAGTTGCCCAAGATCACAAACGGGCTTATGATGGAGATAAAGGACCGAACACGGGTGGTATGGGAGCCTATTCTCCAGTACCTCAAGTTTCTGAATCCTTGATCCAAGAAGTGTTGGAAACAGTTATAAAACCAACTGTTAATGCGATGGTTGCTGAAGGACGTCCTTTCAAAGGAGTCATCTACGCTGGATTGATCATGACCAAAAAAGGGCTGCGGGTCATCGAGTTTAATGCTCGATTTGGGGATCCTGAGACCCAAGTCATTTTGAACCAGCTGGATTCTGACTTGGCACAAATAATTGATGATATCTTGAATGAAAAAGATCCCGATATCAAACTACACACGGACCGCTACACATTGGGTGTTGTTGTTGCAGCTGAAGGTTACCCAGGAAAAATGGTAACCGATATCCCCTTGCCGCAACTGAATGTAGAAGGTTCAGGTTGTACTATTTACAATGCAGGCATGAAGAAAAAGAAAGGCAGTTTCGTTTCTGATGGAGGCCGGATTTTATTTGTTGCAGCACAAGGTTCAACCCTGCAAGAAGCGCAAGACAAGGCTTACCTTTATTTAACTGATAATCCAATAGCGCAAACATTTTATCGTTTTGATATTGGAGAAAAAGCCATTCAGTTTACCAAATAA